A single Micromonospora luteifusca DNA region contains:
- a CDS encoding GNAT family N-acetyltransferase: MLDRRLHLHLATWLGQWPAGPGLHVVASRRRAEPAWDGRLRPALAVQTGQSAVLSVAPERVAAIRSLVRRTPDRLLAALPEAVGLPEWCVHDGPFRWSRSPAPLPDVGEWTESTAPGLPPWLRLFDRPVLVVRAPDGTYLAGAGIKRHDAYGQELAVGTVPAARGRGLARRLVAQAARRVLDEGAVPTYLHERDNHASARVADAAGFPDRGWRAYGVYPR, from the coding sequence ATGCTCGACCGGCGGCTCCACCTGCACCTGGCCACCTGGCTCGGCCAGTGGCCGGCCGGGCCGGGGCTGCACGTGGTCGCCTCGCGGCGGCGGGCAGAACCGGCCTGGGACGGCAGGCTGCGCCCCGCGCTCGCCGTGCAGACCGGGCAGAGTGCAGTGCTCTCCGTGGCGCCGGAGCGGGTGGCGGCGATTCGCTCGCTGGTCCGGCGTACACCGGACCGACTGCTCGCCGCGCTGCCCGAGGCGGTCGGGCTGCCCGAGTGGTGTGTGCACGACGGCCCCTTCCGGTGGAGCCGGTCACCCGCGCCGTTGCCCGACGTGGGGGAGTGGACCGAGTCGACGGCTCCCGGGCTGCCGCCCTGGCTGCGGCTCTTCGACCGGCCGGTGTTGGTGGTCCGTGCCCCGGACGGCACCTACCTGGCCGGTGCCGGGATAAAACGGCACGACGCGTACGGGCAGGAGTTGGCGGTGGGGACCGTGCCGGCTGCTCGGGGCCGCGGCCTCGCCCGCCGGCTGGTGGCACAGGCTGCGCGGCGGGTGCTCGACGAGGGAGCGGTGCCCACCTACCTGCACGAGCGGGACAATCACGCCTCGGCCCGGGTCGCCGACGCGGCCGGGTTTCCGGACCGGGGCTGGCGCGCGTACGGGGTCTATCCACGCTGA
- a CDS encoding carboxymuconolactone decarboxylase family protein, whose amino-acid sequence MIIEPRIQNPASLLPDAVKAINLLYKAAHSAGVPDSTLELVHLRASQINGCSACVDAGARGARKAGETEERLYAVAVWRETPYFTEAERAALALAEAATRLADRADAVSDDVWAEAARHFDEKELAAIVLWVATTNFFNRINAATRQPAPQTWG is encoded by the coding sequence ATGATCATCGAACCGCGTATCCAGAACCCGGCCAGCCTGCTGCCGGACGCCGTCAAGGCGATCAATCTGCTGTACAAGGCCGCGCACTCGGCCGGAGTGCCGGACAGCACGTTGGAGTTGGTGCACCTGCGGGCCAGCCAGATCAACGGGTGCAGCGCCTGCGTGGACGCGGGCGCGCGGGGTGCCCGCAAGGCCGGCGAGACCGAGGAGCGCCTGTACGCGGTGGCCGTCTGGCGGGAGACTCCGTACTTCACTGAGGCGGAGCGGGCGGCGCTCGCGCTCGCGGAGGCCGCCACCCGGCTCGCCGACCGTGCCGACGCCGTGTCCGACGATGTCTGGGCGGAGGCGGCCCGGCACTTCGACGAGAAGGAGCTCGCCGCGATCGTGCTCTGGGTGGCCACCACCAACTTCTTCAACCGGATCAACGCCGCCACCCGCCAGCCGGCCCCGCAGACCTGGGGCTGA
- a CDS encoding glycosyltransferase codes for MRVLFASLAAVGHTYPLIPLAMAARDAGHEVHFAAGPAVHAPLAANGLRPFRPGDAFYEVYAEDLEPELARLRPDLVVHEWGLPGAAIAARQAGIPGIWHGFGRMFPDGIGLELPTRVASSRSGSTGTRNAEATGRPHVDICPPSLQDKDFLATERRIELRPVPFSTPSPLPEWASRRTSRPLVYLTLGTAFGTPELLSTAIAGLATLDAQVVVAAGRVPLDQLGALPDNVRAYPLVPQAELLPHVDVVVHHGGSGTTLGALAVGAPQLMLPQGADQFANAEAVSAAGAALRLLPEEVDADAVAEHTRRLLPRHGAAHRDAARAIAEEIDGMPSPAAVARRLPEYARAG; via the coding sequence GTGTGCTGTTCGCCAGTCTTGCCGCCGTCGGTCACACCTACCCGCTGATCCCGCTGGCGATGGCTGCCCGGGACGCCGGTCATGAGGTCCACTTCGCCGCCGGTCCGGCCGTGCACGCTCCGCTCGCCGCGAACGGCCTGCGGCCGTTCCGCCCCGGCGACGCCTTCTACGAGGTGTACGCCGAGGATCTCGAACCGGAGTTGGCGCGGCTCCGCCCCGACCTGGTGGTGCACGAGTGGGGGCTGCCGGGGGCGGCCATCGCCGCTCGTCAGGCCGGCATCCCGGGCATCTGGCACGGGTTCGGCCGGATGTTCCCCGACGGCATCGGGCTCGAACTGCCCACCCGGGTCGCGTCGAGCCGGTCCGGGTCGACCGGCACGAGAAACGCCGAGGCCACCGGCCGGCCGCACGTCGACATCTGCCCGCCTTCGCTCCAGGACAAGGACTTCCTCGCCACGGAGCGTCGGATCGAACTGCGACCGGTGCCCTTCTCGACACCGTCCCCGCTGCCCGAATGGGCGAGCCGCCGGACGTCCCGGCCGTTGGTCTATCTGACCCTCGGCACCGCGTTCGGTACGCCGGAGCTGCTCAGCACGGCCATCGCCGGGTTGGCGACGCTCGACGCCCAGGTGGTGGTCGCGGCGGGCCGCGTGCCTCTGGACCAGCTTGGCGCATTGCCCGACAACGTCAGGGCCTATCCCCTGGTCCCGCAGGCGGAGCTGTTGCCGCACGTGGACGTGGTGGTGCACCACGGCGGGAGCGGCACCACCCTCGGCGCGCTCGCGGTCGGCGCACCGCAGTTGATGCTGCCGCAGGGTGCCGACCAGTTCGCCAACGCCGAGGCGGTCAGTGCCGCCGGCGCCGCCCTGCGGCTGCTCCCCGAGGAGGTGGACGCGGACGCGGTCGCCGAGCACACGCGACGGCTGCTGCCACGGCACGGGGCCGCACATCGCGACGCGGCCCGGGCGATCGCCGAGGAGATCGACGGGATGCCCTCGCCGGCGGCGGTCGCTCGCCGCCTACCCGAGTACGCCAGGGCCGGGTAG
- a CDS encoding sigma-70 family RNA polymerase sigma factor, whose protein sequence is MSEADRLARRFEENRPRLRAVAQRMLGSGAEAEDAVQDTWLRLSRADIAGIDNLPGWLTTTVGRVCLDRLRTCTARPEQPWDTAGPAPDPTNGDPVDPEREAELTESVGRALLVILDTLAPTERFVFVLHDMFAISFEEIAAVVDRTPAAVRQIASRARRRVHQDGTVRETDPARQRRVVEAFLAASREGRFDDLVSLLDPHVVMRADPVAAGLGSPAETHGSAAIAGFFNGRAQAALPAYVDGLPGAVVNLGGAVQLVLCFIVTDRIIGIEVAADPALLATLDLSVGERR, encoded by the coding sequence ATGAGCGAGGCGGACCGGCTGGCCCGGCGCTTCGAGGAGAACCGGCCGCGCCTGCGGGCGGTAGCCCAGAGGATGCTGGGCTCCGGAGCCGAGGCCGAGGATGCCGTTCAGGACACCTGGCTGCGGCTCAGCCGAGCGGACATCGCCGGCATCGACAACCTGCCCGGGTGGCTGACGACCACCGTCGGCCGAGTCTGTCTGGATCGGTTGCGAACGTGTACCGCCCGACCGGAACAGCCGTGGGACACCGCAGGGCCGGCACCCGACCCGACAAACGGCGACCCGGTCGACCCCGAGCGGGAAGCCGAGCTGACCGAGTCGGTCGGCCGGGCACTCCTGGTCATTCTGGACACTCTCGCCCCGACCGAACGATTCGTGTTCGTGCTGCACGACATGTTCGCGATCTCGTTCGAGGAGATTGCCGCCGTGGTCGATCGCACTCCCGCCGCCGTCCGCCAGATCGCCAGCCGGGCCCGTCGCAGGGTGCACCAGGATGGGACCGTCCGGGAGACCGATCCGGCCCGTCAGCGGCGGGTGGTCGAAGCCTTCCTCGCCGCCTCCCGGGAGGGCCGCTTCGACGACCTGGTCAGCCTGCTCGACCCGCACGTCGTCATGCGCGCCGACCCGGTGGCCGCCGGCCTGGGGTCACCCGCCGAGACGCACGGCTCCGCCGCCATCGCCGGCTTCTTCAACGGCCGCGCCCAGGCGGCATTGCCGGCGTACGTCGACGGGCTGCCGGGCGCGGTCGTCAACCTCGGCGGAGCCGTCCAGCTCGTGCTCTGCTTCATCGTCACCGACCGGATCATCGGCATCGAGGTGGCGGCCGACCCGGCGCTGCTCGCAACCCTCGACCTGTCGGTGGGAGAGCGACGGTAG
- a CDS encoding Clp protease N-terminal domain-containing protein — translation MTDPLQISNTVKLDDLIQAIKTAHADALDQLTDAVIAADHLGEVADHLIGHFVDQARRSGASWTDIGRSMGVTKQAAQKRFVPKATDAAALDPNAGFGRFTPRARNVVVASQEEARASGNIEIGPEHLVLGLLAEPEGLAARVMAGRGATPEAVREAVGAVLPPRADQVPDLIPYDARGKKALELTFREALRLGHNYIGTEHLLLALLEQEDGAGVLTNLGLDKAAVEADLSAALAAAVNAAATDGDAR, via the coding sequence ATGACAGATCCTCTCCAGATCAGCAACACCGTCAAGCTCGACGACCTGATCCAGGCGATCAAGACGGCGCACGCCGACGCGCTCGACCAACTCACCGACGCGGTCATCGCCGCCGATCACCTCGGCGAGGTCGCCGATCACCTGATCGGGCACTTCGTCGACCAGGCCCGACGCTCGGGCGCTTCCTGGACCGACATCGGCCGCAGCATGGGGGTCACCAAGCAGGCCGCCCAGAAGCGCTTCGTGCCGAAGGCGACCGACGCCGCGGCGCTCGACCCGAACGCCGGCTTCGGTCGGTTCACCCCCCGCGCCCGCAACGTGGTGGTGGCCTCGCAGGAGGAGGCCCGGGCCAGCGGGAACATCGAGATCGGCCCCGAGCACCTGGTGCTGGGCCTGCTGGCCGAGCCGGAGGGGCTGGCCGCCAGGGTGATGGCTGGCCGGGGCGCTACTCCGGAGGCGGTTCGGGAGGCGGTCGGAGCCGTCCTTCCCCCACGCGCCGATCAGGTCCCGGACCTCATCCCCTACGACGCGCGCGGCAAGAAGGCGCTGGAGCTGACCTTCCGGGAGGCGCTGCGCCTCGGGCACAACTACATCGGCACCGAGCACCTCCTGCTCGCCCTGCTGGAGCAGGAGGACGGCGCCGGTGTCCTCACCAACCTCGGCCTGGACAAGGCAGCGGTCGAGGCCGACCTGTCCGCCGCCCTCGCCGCGGCAGTCAACGCCGCCGCGACGGACGGCGACGCCAGGTAG